One window of the Niallia circulans genome contains the following:
- the fliI gene encoding flagellar protein export ATPase FliI translates to MKALELLSSISSIDTYKQYGRVNKVVGLMIESQGPESSIGDVCNIHIGTKHKRIIKAEVVGFNEGNIILMPYTTVQDISPGCLVEASSEPLEIKVGPGLIGTAVDALGMPLDGSMLPKGLKSVPIDQEPPNPMTRPPISQSMEVGVRLIDGLLTVGTGQRLGIFAGSGVGKSTLLGMIARNTKADLNVIALIGERGREVREFIERDLGPEGLKRSIVVVATSDQPALMRIKGAYTATAIAEYFRDKGLNVMLMMDSVTRVAMAQREVGLAIGEPPTTKGYTPSVFAILPKLLERTGTNEFGSITAFYTVLVDGDDMNEPIADTVRGILDGHYVLDRELANKGQYPAVNVLKSVSRVMNHVVSKEHVKAAERLRDLLSTYMNSEDLINIGAYKKGSSKEIDTAIRLYPSILSYIKQETDEKVSIEESLHSLLTLVGTEG, encoded by the coding sequence GTGAAAGCACTTGAGTTACTAAGCTCGATTTCGTCCATTGACACTTATAAGCAATATGGCCGTGTGAATAAAGTTGTAGGGTTAATGATTGAATCACAGGGACCGGAAAGTTCTATTGGTGATGTATGTAATATCCACATTGGTACAAAGCATAAACGAATTATCAAGGCAGAAGTTGTAGGGTTTAATGAGGGGAATATCATTTTAATGCCATATACAACTGTCCAAGACATTTCACCAGGCTGTTTAGTAGAAGCATCTTCTGAGCCATTAGAAATTAAGGTTGGACCAGGATTAATAGGTACTGCGGTTGATGCTTTAGGAATGCCTTTAGACGGATCGATGTTACCAAAAGGGTTGAAGTCTGTTCCAATTGATCAAGAGCCTCCTAATCCAATGACAAGACCACCTATTTCCCAATCGATGGAAGTAGGAGTTCGGTTAATTGATGGACTTTTAACGGTTGGCACTGGACAAAGACTTGGGATTTTTGCAGGTAGTGGTGTTGGGAAAAGTACATTGCTAGGAATGATTGCCAGAAATACAAAAGCAGATTTAAATGTGATCGCCTTGATAGGGGAACGCGGTAGAGAAGTACGAGAATTTATTGAACGTGACTTAGGGCCAGAGGGGCTGAAGCGATCGATTGTTGTTGTTGCAACATCTGATCAACCAGCTTTAATGCGAATTAAGGGTGCGTATACTGCTACTGCTATTGCCGAATATTTTCGCGATAAAGGATTAAATGTCATGTTAATGATGGATTCTGTTACTCGGGTTGCAATGGCGCAAAGAGAAGTGGGACTTGCTATTGGTGAACCGCCGACCACAAAAGGATATACACCTTCTGTATTTGCTATCTTGCCAAAACTCTTAGAAAGAACGGGAACAAACGAATTTGGAAGTATAACCGCCTTTTATACCGTATTGGTTGATGGGGATGATATGAATGAACCAATCGCAGATACCGTACGCGGTATTTTAGATGGACATTATGTATTAGACCGTGAACTTGCTAATAAAGGGCAATATCCTGCTGTGAATGTCTTAAAAAGTGTAAGCCGCGTGATGAATCATGTTGTCTCAAAAGAGCATGTAAAAGCGGCCGAGCGATTACGAGATCTTTTGAGTACTTATATGAATTCGGAAGATTTAATCAACATAGGTGCCTATAAAAAAGGTTCTTCTAAAGAGATTGATACAGCAATTAGGTTATATCCTAGCATCCTATCTTATATAAAGCAGGAAACAGATGAAAAGGTTTCAATTGAGGAGAGCCTTCATTCCTTATTAACTTTAGTTGGAACAGAGGGATAA
- the fliH gene encoding flagellar assembly protein FliH: protein MSRLIKSRYSKPEDANEKVISIKYIDTFNAEVDLSREVTQTEYNRIVESARKEAEEMKAQALEEAELIRAQLMEERQNWDIEKGNLIEEARKNGFQAGYEEGQNVGYNEMLSFIQQAKDTVTASKEDYEKYLQSAETTILELAIEVAEKIMNNKIKEEEENFLYLVQNALKEVRKQKEIQLHVSPIHYEMVIAEKEELLQLFPIKPNLFIFPDETIDENACIIETANGRLDASVDTQLLMIKNKLLEILESEEG from the coding sequence TTGTCTAGATTAATAAAGTCAAGATATTCAAAGCCAGAGGACGCTAATGAGAAAGTTATTTCGATTAAGTATATAGATACCTTCAATGCTGAGGTGGATCTTTCTAGGGAAGTTACACAAACGGAATATAACAGAATAGTAGAGTCGGCTCGGAAAGAAGCAGAAGAAATGAAAGCCCAAGCTTTGGAAGAAGCCGAACTTATACGAGCACAGCTTATGGAAGAAAGACAAAACTGGGATATAGAAAAAGGGAATTTAATTGAAGAAGCGAGGAAAAATGGTTTTCAAGCAGGTTACGAAGAAGGTCAAAATGTAGGATATAATGAAATGTTAAGTTTTATTCAACAAGCGAAAGACACAGTAACTGCATCAAAAGAGGATTACGAAAAATACTTACAATCTGCTGAAACTACTATATTGGAGCTTGCAATTGAAGTTGCCGAAAAAATTATGAATAACAAGATAAAAGAAGAGGAAGAAAACTTCCTCTATCTTGTACAAAATGCTCTTAAAGAAGTAAGGAAACAGAAGGAAATACAGTTACATGTCAGTCCTATCCATTATGAAATGGTAATAGCAGAAAAAGAAGAATTGTTACAACTATTTCCGATTAAGCCAAATCTTTTCATTTTCCCTGATGAAACGATTGATGAAAATGCTTGTATTATCGAAACGGCAAATGGGCGTTTAGATGCAAGTGTTGATACGCAATTGCTTATGATTAAAAATAAGTTACTTGAAATATTGGAGAGTGAAGAAGGGTGA
- the flgG gene encoding flagellar basal body rod protein FlgG: protein MLRSLYSGISGMKNFQTKLDVIGNNISNVNTYGFKKGRTTFSDLISQTVSGATAPANGNGGTNSKQIGLGSQLASIDTVHTQGPTQYTGRGLDLAISGEGYFVVEDGEGNPFYTRAGNFYFDEDRNIVTSSGLKVSGVGTIPASAKSYSIGTDGTITYVAENGETQNAGQIVLAKFNNPEGLEKVGGNIFQVSNNSGDAILSTPGQAGTGSVNSSYLEMSNVDLSEEFTDMIVSQRGFQANTKIITTSDEILQELVNLKR, encoded by the coding sequence ATGTTACGTTCATTATATTCAGGGATAAGCGGAATGAAAAACTTTCAAACAAAATTAGATGTTATTGGGAATAATATCTCCAATGTAAATACTTATGGTTTTAAAAAAGGTCGTACGACATTCAGTGATTTGATTAGTCAAACGGTTTCTGGTGCAACAGCTCCTGCAAATGGAAATGGTGGTACGAATTCGAAGCAAATCGGGCTAGGATCTCAGCTTGCTTCAATTGATACGGTTCATACTCAAGGACCTACACAATATACAGGCAGAGGGCTTGATTTGGCAATTTCTGGTGAGGGGTACTTTGTTGTAGAAGATGGAGAGGGTAATCCATTTTATACTAGAGCAGGGAACTTTTACTTTGATGAAGACCGAAATATTGTTACGTCAAGTGGACTTAAAGTGTCTGGTGTAGGTACTATTCCAGCCTCAGCAAAAAGTTATAGCATAGGTACGGATGGAACCATTACTTATGTTGCTGAAAATGGAGAAACACAAAATGCTGGACAAATTGTACTTGCAAAGTTTAATAATCCAGAAGGGTTAGAGAAAGTAGGCGGGAATATTTTTCAGGTTTCTAATAACTCGGGAGATGCTATTTTGTCTACTCCTGGACAAGCAGGTACTGGTTCAGTTAATAGTAGTTACTTAGAAATGTCAAACGTTGACCTATCAGAAGAATTTACAGATATGATCGTTTCTCAAAGAGGTTTTCAGGCAAATACAAAAATCATTACAACTTCAGATGAAATTCTTCAAGAATTAGTTAATTTAAAACGATAA
- the fliF gene encoding flagellar basal-body MS-ring/collar protein FliF has protein sequence MKENLNKIFNPLKEFWQSRSKKQKTVITGSGLLLILIAVFATYFFTRVTLVPLYSNLTPSETGAIKESLDSKGITSEISGGGTVISVPEEVVDTLKVQLAAEGIPKSGNIDYSFFSKNASFGMTDNEFNVLKLDALQTEIANLIKSVEGINDANVVITLPEESVFVSDQGKEATASIVLNTKPGYNFSENQIEGLYTLVSKSVPNLPTDNIVITNQNFEYFDLNSSDNSATDTFTAQNNVKKQIERDIQRQVQTMLGTLMGQDKVVVSVTADIDFTQENREENLVTPVDEENMAGIEISAQNITETYTGENAAGGVVQAEDDADVTTYNSETGSGNGNYEKVDQTVNREVNRIKKQIVESPYKIRDLGIQVMVEPPNANDTTSLPKERIDDISNILGTIVRTSIDKTSTGGELTDEDIQSKIAVSVQPFNGKKQAADVVQTSIPWWIYAVGGGLLAVIILLIFFVMRARKKKQEEEIEEIIQPVAPVADINEEQQESEGTIRRKQLEKMAKEKPEEFAKLLRTWITED, from the coding sequence ATGAAAGAGAATCTAAATAAAATATTTAATCCTTTAAAAGAGTTTTGGCAAAGTCGTTCTAAAAAGCAAAAGACTGTGATAACAGGTAGCGGACTTTTGCTTATTCTAATTGCTGTGTTTGCGACTTATTTTTTTACAAGAGTAACGTTAGTGCCATTATACAGTAATTTAACACCTTCTGAAACAGGAGCTATTAAAGAGAGCTTAGATAGCAAAGGGATAACTTCGGAAATTTCAGGTGGAGGTACCGTGATTAGTGTTCCAGAGGAAGTAGTCGATACATTAAAAGTACAACTTGCAGCAGAAGGAATTCCAAAGTCTGGTAATATTGATTATTCCTTTTTTAGTAAGAATGCAAGCTTTGGTATGACAGATAATGAATTTAATGTATTAAAATTAGATGCTCTGCAGACCGAGATTGCCAATTTAATAAAGAGTGTTGAAGGAATTAATGATGCCAATGTTGTTATTACATTACCAGAAGAAAGTGTATTTGTTTCAGATCAAGGGAAAGAAGCTACAGCTTCGATTGTATTAAATACAAAGCCGGGCTATAACTTCTCTGAAAATCAAATAGAAGGGTTATATACACTCGTGTCCAAAAGTGTACCGAACCTTCCTACAGATAATATCGTCATTACGAATCAAAACTTTGAGTATTTTGATTTAAATTCTTCAGATAATTCTGCGACAGATACTTTTACTGCGCAAAATAATGTAAAAAAGCAAATTGAACGTGATATTCAAAGACAAGTCCAAACAATGCTAGGGACGTTGATGGGCCAAGATAAAGTTGTAGTGTCTGTTACTGCTGATATAGACTTTACCCAAGAAAATAGAGAAGAAAACCTAGTTACGCCAGTTGATGAAGAAAATATGGCGGGAATTGAAATAAGTGCACAGAATATTACAGAAACATATACAGGTGAAAATGCTGCCGGTGGAGTTGTGCAGGCAGAAGACGATGCAGATGTAACTACTTATAATTCAGAAACAGGATCCGGAAATGGCAACTATGAAAAAGTCGATCAAACCGTTAATAGGGAAGTAAATCGGATAAAAAAACAAATTGTGGAAAGTCCCTATAAAATTCGCGATTTAGGCATTCAAGTAATGGTAGAGCCACCTAATGCAAATGATACAACGTCCTTACCAAAGGAAAGAATCGATGATATTTCTAATATTTTGGGGACAATTGTTAGAACTTCGATTGACAAAACATCAACAGGTGGAGAATTAACAGATGAGGATATCCAAAGTAAGATTGCCGTGTCTGTTCAGCCGTTTAACGGTAAAAAACAAGCAGCAGACGTTGTTCAAACATCAATCCCATGGTGGATTTACGCTGTTGGAGGAGGCTTGCTTGCAGTTATTATTCTATTAATCTTCTTCGTTATGAGAGCAAGAAAGAAAAAACAGGAAGAAGAAATAGAAGAAATTATTCAGCCGGTTGCTCCTGTAGCAGATATTAATGAGGAACAACAAGAATCAGAAGGAACAATAAGACGAAAACAGCTTGAAAAAATGGCGAAAGAAAAACCAGAGGAATTTGCAAAATTACTTCGTACATGGATTACGGAAGATTAA
- the fliL gene encoding flagellar basal body-associated protein FliL codes for MKNNKVIIIMLVLLLVITLAGAGAFIYIWKFTGEQKTNEPSIDEILESSVDIEEMTTNLASNNFIRISFKIQTDSKEAKEELEKRDFQVKNIIIQELSEKKSEELKGKNGQIKLENDLKDKINELMQEGKVVQVYIVNSLLQ; via the coding sequence ATGAAGAATAATAAAGTTATTATTATAATGCTCGTTTTATTATTAGTTATTACACTGGCAGGAGCAGGAGCTTTCATTTATATTTGGAAATTTACTGGCGAGCAAAAGACAAATGAACCTTCGATTGACGAAATCTTGGAATCTTCTGTGGATATTGAGGAAATGACGACAAATTTAGCTTCTAATAATTTCATCCGAATATCCTTTAAGATCCAGACAGATAGTAAGGAAGCAAAGGAAGAATTAGAAAAGAGAGATTTTCAAGTTAAGAATATTATTATTCAAGAATTATCTGAGAAAAAATCAGAAGAATTAAAAGGGAAAAATGGCCAAATTAAATTAGAGAACGATCTTAAGGATAAAATTAATGAACTGATGCAAGAAGGCAAAGTAGTCCAAGTTTATATTGTAAACTCTCTACTCCAATAA
- the fliJ gene encoding flagellar export protein FliJ gives MSYQFKFEKILTIREREKEEASSAYNQSVNRFEEAAENLYELLKRKEDLEAYQAEKMMSGLSVQEIRHHQQFVGNLAKTIEHAQKMVQNARNSMVYFQEKMLEKNLEVKKFVKIKEKDHSNYLAIARAEEAKQMDDISLQQYMQHEKVGG, from the coding sequence ATGAGCTATCAATTTAAATTCGAAAAAATTTTAACGATTCGCGAAAGAGAAAAAGAGGAAGCAAGCTCTGCTTACAATCAATCGGTAAACAGATTTGAAGAAGCGGCTGAAAATCTCTATGAGCTGTTGAAAAGAAAAGAAGATCTGGAAGCATATCAAGCAGAAAAAATGATGTCCGGATTATCGGTTCAAGAAATTAGACACCATCAGCAATTCGTGGGCAATTTAGCAAAAACAATTGAACATGCCCAAAAAATGGTGCAAAATGCACGGAATTCAATGGTTTATTTTCAAGAGAAAATGCTTGAAAAAAACCTTGAAGTAAAAAAGTTTGTGAAAATAAAAGAAAAAGACCATTCGAATTATTTAGCAATAGCAAGAGCGGAAGAGGCCAAGCAAATGGATGATATTTCTCTTCAACAATACATGCAACATGAAAAGGTAGGTGGCTAA
- a CDS encoding flagellar hook-length control protein FliK: protein MQLELINSLRKVEVASGNKGMLNEKLGGKFLLLINSLQTTNQQEKSSPKVAQDQQKEGLNQLLALLSSSSKEIPNEEISMSLEKLWNTYYDISDQSGINDLEATDMEGIIAATFIKIEKKITQVLIEGQNSRITPEMFNHTELPDLFSDLKLLEKTVKSLPDLTINEKIAETVEDLQGFILSLNNFLEQNMYSNESIAGTVQSAEQNVEPFVEGERERKKVAAYTMITSEAISGKENLGSGASIVKEIENQKVVNNGILKNSTGNSLSEDIAKTKNIESVINHNMEDFPNVFSKFDTKLLALQNSLLQENKNIIGCEQKRTTQAYLNQEAETENHVIAATTELKTIISSILGKLDKQLVEKNTILPKMVNPIMVSSLRKSGELLGSNTEIKGNVEVGEGDTDTKIFSSIPTTFLKQDPLMLLSDSGEAIHSKRVEEQFVKILANSTFTKTSDMQKLTIRLAPDHLGSIRIEITQNEGNMIARIITANTEAKDVLEKQLTSLKHGLTAQNLQVDKVDIVVSPQPQDRLQRDQQQEQQHPHQQREKKDENDDENKQKASFIEELLNIEV from the coding sequence TTGCAATTAGAACTGATAAATTCATTGCGAAAAGTGGAAGTAGCTAGTGGAAACAAAGGGATGCTAAACGAAAAACTTGGCGGAAAGTTTTTATTGCTGATAAATTCTTTACAAACAACTAATCAACAAGAAAAATCAAGTCCAAAAGTTGCTCAAGATCAACAGAAAGAAGGCTTAAATCAGCTTTTAGCATTATTGTCTAGTTCATCAAAAGAAATTCCCAATGAAGAAATTTCTATGAGTCTAGAAAAGCTATGGAATACTTACTATGATATTTCAGATCAAAGTGGTATCAATGATTTAGAAGCGACCGATATGGAAGGTATCATAGCTGCAACATTTATTAAGATTGAAAAAAAGATTACTCAAGTATTAATAGAAGGACAAAATTCGAGGATAACTCCAGAAATGTTTAATCATACAGAGTTACCAGATTTATTTTCTGATTTAAAGCTGCTTGAGAAAACAGTAAAAAGTTTACCTGATCTTACTATCAATGAAAAAATTGCTGAAACCGTAGAAGATTTACAAGGATTTATTCTTTCCTTAAACAATTTTTTAGAACAAAATATGTACTCTAATGAAAGCATAGCAGGTACGGTGCAAAGCGCTGAACAAAACGTGGAACCTTTTGTAGAGGGTGAGCGTGAACGAAAGAAAGTAGCTGCCTATACTATGATTACAAGTGAGGCTATCTCTGGTAAGGAAAACTTGGGATCTGGAGCTTCCATTGTCAAAGAGATAGAAAATCAAAAAGTAGTGAATAATGGAATTTTAAAAAATAGTACTGGGAACTCCCTTTCAGAGGACATAGCCAAAACAAAGAATATCGAAAGCGTAATTAATCATAATATGGAAGATTTTCCGAATGTTTTTTCCAAGTTCGATACAAAACTGTTGGCATTGCAAAATAGTTTGTTGCAAGAAAACAAAAATATAATTGGTTGTGAGCAGAAAAGAACAACGCAAGCTTATCTTAACCAAGAAGCGGAAACAGAAAATCATGTAATCGCAGCGACAACGGAGCTAAAGACAATTATATCTTCTATTCTTGGAAAATTAGATAAGCAATTAGTCGAAAAGAATACGATTCTACCAAAAATGGTTAACCCCATTATGGTAAGCTCCTTAAGAAAGTCAGGAGAGTTATTAGGGTCAAATACAGAAATAAAGGGAAACGTTGAAGTTGGTGAAGGAGATACAGACACAAAAATATTTTCATCTATTCCAACTACTTTTCTGAAGCAAGACCCGCTTATGCTCCTAAGTGATTCAGGAGAAGCGATCCATTCGAAAAGGGTAGAAGAACAATTTGTAAAAATTTTGGCAAATAGTACATTTACTAAAACGAGCGATATGCAAAAGCTAACTATTCGACTAGCGCCAGATCATTTAGGATCTATTCGAATTGAGATAACTCAGAATGAAGGAAATATGATTGCTCGAATTATTACTGCGAATACTGAGGCGAAAGACGTATTAGAAAAACAACTTACTAGTTTGAAACATGGTTTAACCGCGCAGAATTTACAAGTTGATAAAGTGGATATTGTTGTTTCTCCACAACCTCAAGATAGGTTGCAAAGAGATCAGCAGCAAGAACAGCAACATCCACATCAGCAAAGAGAAAAGAAAGATGAAAATGATGATGAGAATAAACAAAAAGCTTCTTTTATTGAGGAGTTATTAAATATTGAAGTATAG
- the flgD gene encoding flagellar hook assembly protein FlgD: MANTINDPSLSLSEYQKLKSNTSTGSSSLGKDAFLKLLITQLQNQDPTSPMDDKEFIAQMAQFSSLEQMQNLNTAMTNLISLQTQSNLISYGQFIGQEVNWSKVVTDKAGNDKTYSGTGKVSSIAYSEDSVIFTLEDGTKIVPANISSMNKNASENNLVLASQLIGKNVSYLNENEDEVSNKVLSVSLKNGQIQLTLGDDAETKITSGQIIKIE; the protein is encoded by the coding sequence ATGGCAAATACAATAAATGACCCTTCTCTCTCTTTATCAGAATATCAGAAATTGAAATCTAATACTTCCACAGGCAGCTCATCGCTAGGAAAAGATGCTTTCTTGAAGCTTTTAATTACACAATTACAAAACCAAGATCCAACAAGTCCAATGGATGATAAAGAGTTTATCGCACAAATGGCTCAGTTCTCAAGTTTGGAACAAATGCAAAATTTAAATACTGCGATGACTAATTTAATCTCGCTGCAAACTCAGTCGAATCTTATCTCATACGGGCAATTTATTGGTCAAGAAGTAAATTGGAGCAAAGTAGTAACTGATAAAGCTGGGAATGACAAAACATATTCTGGTACCGGAAAGGTGAGTTCGATTGCTTATTCAGAAGACAGTGTGATCTTCACATTGGAGGATGGAACAAAAATTGTGCCTGCTAACATATCAAGTATGAATAAAAATGCTTCGGAAAATAATCTTGTGCTAGCAAGTCAATTGATTGGAAAAAACGTTTCTTATTTGAATGAGAATGAGGATGAAGTAAGTAATAAAGTTCTGTCTGTGTCCTTGAAAAATGGACAAATTCAACTAACTTTAGGTGATGATGCAGAAACGAAAATTACTTCAGGACAAATTATAAAAATTGAATAG
- a CDS encoding flagellar FlbD family protein gives MIQLTRLNGKKFLLNALFIETVESFPDTTITLTNGNKFVVKESEEDVLEKMNHFFQKVNLFGLPHVGEKDDEE, from the coding sequence ATGATACAGTTAACTCGGCTAAATGGAAAAAAGTTTTTACTTAATGCTTTATTTATTGAAACAGTCGAATCTTTTCCTGATACAACGATAACTTTAACCAATGGAAATAAATTTGTTGTTAAAGAAAGTGAAGAGGATGTATTAGAGAAAATGAATCATTTTTTTCAAAAAGTAAACCTCTTCGGATTACCACATGTGGGAGAGAAAGACGATGAAGAATAA
- a CDS encoding MotE family protein has product MENSWEEKKKPFNIFQRFLMVAVIPTIFAIIVLVLLLMYSGADVAEKGKELLNAIPFLSEEKKSTDKLLENNKNTISSLQTKLKERDKEIKSLESQLENSENRFQSANSEKEKLQSELQSLQSAQEETKKAMNEIVKTYETMSPKNAAAILSEMSEKEAMKILGELKPAKLASVLEKMEPPVASKYTELLSKSAKASQ; this is encoded by the coding sequence ATGGAAAATTCATGGGAAGAAAAAAAGAAGCCATTTAATATTTTTCAACGATTTCTTATGGTTGCAGTCATTCCGACAATATTTGCAATCATCGTTCTCGTCCTTTTGCTTATGTATTCAGGAGCAGATGTTGCAGAGAAAGGAAAAGAGTTATTAAATGCAATTCCTTTTCTGAGTGAAGAAAAAAAATCTACCGATAAATTACTGGAAAATAATAAAAATACAATTAGCTCTTTACAAACAAAACTAAAAGAACGAGATAAAGAAATAAAGTCACTAGAGTCACAATTAGAAAATAGTGAAAATAGATTTCAATCTGCTAATTCGGAAAAAGAGAAGCTGCAGAGTGAGTTACAATCTCTCCAGTCAGCCCAAGAGGAAACAAAGAAAGCTATGAATGAGATTGTTAAAACATATGAAACAATGTCTCCGAAAAATGCAGCGGCTATTTTATCAGAAATGAGCGAAAAGGAAGCAATGAAAATTTTGGGAGAGCTTAAACCAGCAAAACTTGCTTCGGTATTAGAGAAAATGGAGCCACCTGTTGCATCCAAATATACAGAGCTGCTATCAAAATCAGCAAAAGCAAGTCAATAA
- the fliG gene encoding flagellar motor switch protein FliG: protein MARKESNELSGKQKAAILLISLGPDVAASVYKHLSEEEIEKLSLEISGVRKVENTSKESVLEEFHNIALAQDYISQGGIGYAKTVLEKALGAEQASIILNRLTSSLQVRPFDFARKADPNQILNFIQNEHPQTIALILSYLDPTQAGLILSELPQEVQADIAKRIAVMDSTSPEIINEVEQILERKLSSTVTQDYTQTGGIEAVVEVLNGVDRATERTILDALEIQDPELAEEIKKRMFVFEDIVTLDNRAIQRIIRDCENEDLMLALKVSGDEVKEIVYGNMSTRMAESFKEEMEFMGPVRLKDVEEAQSRIVGIIRRLEDAGEIVVARGGGDDIIV from the coding sequence ATGGCAAGAAAAGAATCAAATGAGTTATCTGGGAAACAGAAAGCGGCCATTCTCCTTATATCGCTAGGTCCTGATGTTGCAGCTTCGGTTTATAAGCATTTAAGTGAGGAAGAAATTGAGAAACTATCTTTAGAAATATCAGGAGTTAGAAAGGTCGAGAATACTTCTAAAGAAAGTGTTTTAGAAGAATTTCATAATATTGCGCTTGCTCAAGATTATATTTCTCAAGGTGGTATTGGATATGCAAAAACGGTGTTAGAAAAGGCTCTTGGGGCAGAACAAGCGTCGATTATTTTAAATAGGCTTACTTCTTCTCTGCAAGTAAGACCTTTTGATTTTGCGAGAAAAGCAGATCCAAACCAAATATTAAATTTTATTCAAAATGAACATCCACAGACGATTGCGTTAATTTTATCTTACTTGGATCCCACTCAGGCAGGTCTAATCCTGTCTGAGCTTCCACAGGAAGTCCAAGCTGATATTGCAAAGAGAATTGCTGTAATGGATAGTACTTCACCTGAAATTATTAACGAAGTCGAGCAAATATTAGAAAGAAAATTATCGAGCACTGTTACGCAAGATTATACACAAACTGGTGGTATTGAAGCGGTTGTTGAAGTACTAAATGGAGTCGATAGAGCAACAGAGCGCACTATTTTAGACGCACTCGAAATCCAAGATCCAGAATTAGCAGAAGAAATTAAAAAGAGAATGTTTGTCTTTGAAGATATCGTTACATTGGATAATAGAGCAATTCAAAGAATTATTCGTGATTGTGAAAATGAAGATCTTATGCTTGCACTTAAGGTATCTGGTGATGAAGTGAAAGAAATTGTTTATGGCAACATGTCTACTAGAATGGCTGAGTCCTTTAAAGAAGAGATGGAATTTATGGGACCTGTACGCTTGAAGGATGTAGAAGAAGCACAATCAAGAATTGTTGGTATTATCAGACGTCTTGAGGATGCTGGCGAAATCGTAGTTGCCCGAGGCGGAGGAGATGATATCATTGTCTAG
- a CDS encoding TIGR02530 family flagellar biosynthesis protein, producing the protein MDKPVYPSIKSHAAIKNGIEALKTKSTLHKAQNIPSFSTHLQQSISSLNTLNISKHANERLQERGIKIDAAKWRAIEEKVTEAKKMGIKESLVLLNNAALIVSAKNNTVITAMDREEATNQIFTNINGTIIMN; encoded by the coding sequence ATGGATAAGCCAGTTTATCCTTCCATAAAATCACATGCAGCAATTAAAAATGGTATTGAGGCGCTTAAAACTAAGTCAACTTTGCATAAAGCCCAAAACATTCCATCATTTTCTACTCATTTACAACAGTCTATTTCTTCATTAAATACGCTGAATATTAGTAAACATGCTAATGAAAGACTTCAGGAGCGAGGAATTAAGATAGACGCTGCTAAATGGAGGGCGATCGAGGAAAAGGTTACCGAGGCAAAGAAGATGGGAATAAAGGAATCGTTAGTACTTTTAAATAATGCAGCCTTAATTGTTAGTGCAAAAAATAATACTGTAATAACGGCAATGGACCGTGAAGAAGCAACAAACCAAATTTTTACTAATATAAATGGAACAATTATTATGAATTAA